A stretch of the Vitis riparia cultivar Riparia Gloire de Montpellier isolate 1030 chromosome 13, EGFV_Vit.rip_1.0, whole genome shotgun sequence genome encodes the following:
- the LOC117928506 gene encoding peptide-N4-(N-acetyl-beta-glucosaminyl)asparagine amidase A produces MLLLFWENCWDSISLYCYDLFLVPTVSSLRMKISFIFFFFFYVLFFNGASATPRLPDHFTKSRSQSTLQRPSGQEFFELRQPLPTDHLTPACTVSILDHDFANTIGSPPVSVPYKPPRHCHAPWSRVVLEVHADCKGEQYDRIAAVWLGGVEILRTSTAEPDEAGIFWNVQKDVTRYSSLLKLSNQDLTMMLENIVDDIFTGVYHVQVSLLYYKDKGVTAPADKNLGRELGFGFGSPWIAPTRVVGEAPLSLYEPPADLIVPISNNGDRGFWFRINGESDVRTKRVQIPRNTRRAVMELYVSFHGNDEFWYSNPPNSYIRNNNLTTDRGNGAFREVYVTVDGNFVGSEVPYPVIFTGGINPLFWEPVVAIGAFDLPSYDFELTPFLGLLLDGNTHNFGIGVSYSIPFWLVDANLHLWLDHQSEAVQAKLVSQKSPALTLTSSQKFKRLDGTFELEGSRKGRYVGWVKSSEGNLTTIVSRKLKFRNAIQFRRDGNHKTVEQKIKSKTQVKVLTETRILLSRPFIKWRYPLKIITSTRPGSGQGTNLITTNVTESLGKRFANGNSSIFVYNSQVCGGYMEVKDHSVVSGVSDTTQSFRVRDGSRCFSRVVASTNGKLLSDSSSTSCASSV; encoded by the coding sequence ATGCTTTTGCTTTTCTGGGAAAACTGCTGGGATTCAATCAGTTTATATTGTTATGATCTTTTCCTTGTTCCCACCGTCTCATCACTCAGAATGAAAAtctctttcatcttcttcttcttcttttacgTTTTGTTCTTCAATGGTGCTTCTGCAACTCCTCGTCTCCCAGACCACTTCACCAAATCAAGGTCACAGTCAACACTCCAACGACCCTCAGGCCAGGAGTTTTTCGAGCTGAGGCAACCTCTGCCGACCGATCATCTGACCCCAGCATGCACGGTTTCAATTCTCGACCACGACTTCGCCAATACCATTGGTTCGCCCCCGGTGTCCGTACCGTACAAGCCTCCGCGCCATTGTCATGCCCCGTGGTCACGTGTAGTCCTGGAGGTGCACGCAGATTGCAAAGGCGAGCAGTATGATCGCATCGCCGCCGTGTGGCTTGGCGGCGTGGAGATTCTGCGGACCAGCACGGCGGAGCCGGACGAGGCTGGAATCTTCTGGAACGTTCAGAAGGACGTCACCAGGTACTCCTCGCTCCTCAAGCTGTCGAACCAGGACCTCACGATGATGCTCGAGAACATCGTTGACGACATCTTCACCGGCGTGTACCATGTCCAGGTGTCACTTCTCTATTACAAGGACAAAGGCGTTACGGCTCCAGCGGATAAGAATTTGGGAAGAGAATTAGGGTTTGGATTCGGGAGTCCGTGGATTGCTCCTACACGAGTTGTTGGGGAAGCTCCATTGAGTCTCTATGAACCACCGGCCGACTTGATCGTTCCGATCTCCAACAACGGGGACCGCGGTTTCTGGTTTCGAATCAACGGCGAATCGGATGTGCGAACCAAGAGAGTTCAAATTCCGCGCAACACTCGCAGGGCGGTTATGGAGCTCTACGTGTCGTTTCATGGAAATGATGAGTTCTGGTACTCGAATCCGCCAAATTCTTATATCAGGAACAACAATTTAACCACAGATCGAGGCAATGGAGCGTTCCGTGAGGTTTACGTGACTGTCGACGGCAATTTTGTGGGCTCAGAGGTTCCTTACCCGGTGATATTCACAGGCGGAATCAATCCATTGTTTTGGGAACCGGTTGTGGCGATTGGGGCCTTTGATCTTCCCTCTTACGACTTCGAATTGACTCCATTTCTGGGGCTTCTGCTTGATGGAAACACCCACAATTTCGGAATTGGGGTGTCGTACAGTATCCCATTTTGGCTGGTGGATGCTAATCTGCACCTGTGGTTGGATCATCAGTCTGAAGCAGTTCAGGCGAAGCTTGTCAGCCAGAAAAGCCCTGCACTGACTCTCACGAGCAGCCAGAAATTCAAGAGACTGGATGGAACATTCGAGCTAGAGGGAAGTAGAAAGGGTCGCTACGTGGGATGGGTGAAATCGAGTGAAGGGAACCTAACCACAATAGTATCACGAAAATTGAAGTTCAGGAACGCTATCCAATTCCGAAGAGACGGAAACCACAAGACTGTTGAACAGAAAATCAAGTCGAAAACACAAGTGAAAGTGTTGACAGAAACCCGGATTCTGCTCAGTCGCCCATTCATCAAATGGCGTTACCCCCTCAAAATCATCACCTCGACCAGACCGGGATCAGGGCAGGGCACAAACTTGATCACCACCAATGTGACGGAGTCGTTGGGGAAAAGATTCGCCAATGGCAACAGCTCCATCTTTGTTTACAATAGCCAAGTTTGCGGGGGATACATGGAGGTGAAGGATCACTCAGTTGTCTCGGGAGTTTCAGACACTACTCAGAGTTTCAGGGTCAGGGATGGCTCCCGGTGCTTCTCCCGGGTTGTTGCATCAACCAATGGCAAGCTCTTGAGCGATAGCTCATCTACTTCTTGCGCAAGTTCTGTGTAG